The Gammaproteobacteria bacterium genome contains a region encoding:
- a CDS encoding acyl-CoA carboxylase subunit beta produces the protein MREQLERLKGLRREAEQGGGDERLAAQHARGKLSARERLDLLLDPGSFVELDRFVTHRATGFGLEERKVLGDGVVTGHGRIDGRLVYVFSQDFTVFGGSLSEAHAEKIVKVQDLALKTGAPVVGLNDSGGARIQEGVVSLGGYADIFLRNTLASGVIPQISVIMGPCAGGAVYSPAITDFVYMVRGTSFMFVTGPEVVRTVTHEDVDMESLGGAGTHASTSGVAHFVGESEPDTLASVRELFRYIPQNNAEPAPRRPTEDPVDRGDEALLDVVPSNPNKPYDMKEVIGRVVDDGVFYEVHALFAPNLITGFAHLGGHAVGVVANQPAVLAGVLDIDSSDKGARFVRFCDAFNIPLVVFEDVPGFLPGVGQEHGGIIRHGAKLLYAFAEATVPRVTVITRKAYGGAYDVMNSRHIRGDLSLAWPSAEIAVMGPKGAVEILFRKEIARADDPEAALEARMEEYRERFAHPYIAAARGYVDDVIDPRETRARLAGALDILENKRDANPSRKHGNIPL, from the coding sequence ATGCGCGAGCAGCTGGAGCGCCTGAAGGGCCTGCGCCGGGAAGCGGAGCAGGGCGGAGGGGACGAGCGCCTGGCGGCACAGCACGCGCGCGGCAAGCTCTCGGCCCGCGAGCGTCTCGATCTGCTTCTGGATCCCGGGAGCTTCGTGGAGCTCGACCGCTTCGTCACCCATCGCGCGACCGGGTTCGGACTGGAGGAGCGCAAAGTGCTCGGGGACGGGGTGGTCACCGGACACGGGCGCATCGACGGACGCCTGGTCTATGTCTTCTCCCAGGACTTCACCGTCTTCGGGGGCTCGCTGTCGGAAGCCCATGCCGAGAAGATCGTGAAGGTGCAGGACCTGGCGCTGAAGACCGGAGCGCCGGTCGTGGGGCTGAACGATTCCGGGGGCGCCCGCATCCAGGAGGGTGTGGTCTCACTGGGGGGCTACGCGGACATCTTTCTGCGCAACACGCTGGCTTCGGGCGTGATTCCGCAGATCAGCGTCATCATGGGGCCCTGCGCGGGCGGGGCGGTCTACTCGCCGGCGATCACGGATTTCGTCTACATGGTGCGCGGCACCAGCTTCATGTTCGTCACCGGGCCGGAGGTGGTGCGCACGGTGACCCACGAGGACGTGGACATGGAGAGCCTGGGAGGTGCCGGCACCCACGCGTCGACTTCGGGGGTGGCGCATTTCGTGGGCGAATCCGAACCCGACACCCTTGCCTCCGTGCGCGAGCTCTTTCGCTACATCCCGCAGAACAACGCCGAACCCGCCCCGCGCCGGCCGACGGAAGACCCGGTGGATCGTGGGGACGAAGCGCTCCTGGATGTCGTCCCGTCCAACCCCAACAAGCCCTACGACATGAAGGAGGTCATCGGGCGCGTCGTGGACGACGGCGTGTTCTACGAGGTGCACGCCCTCTTCGCCCCCAACCTGATCACCGGTTTCGCCCATCTGGGAGGGCACGCGGTGGGCGTGGTGGCCAATCAGCCGGCGGTGCTGGCGGGGGTGCTGGACATCGATTCGTCGGACAAGGGGGCACGCTTCGTGCGCTTCTGCGACGCCTTCAACATCCCGCTGGTGGTGTTCGAGGACGTGCCGGGGTTCCTTCCGGGCGTGGGCCAGGAGCACGGGGGCATCATCCGCCACGGCGCCAAGCTGCTGTACGCCTTCGCCGAGGCCACCGTCCCCCGGGTCACCGTCATCACGCGCAAGGCGTACGGGGGCGCCTACGACGTGATGAACTCACGGCACATCCGTGGAGATCTGAGCCTCGCGTGGCCCAGCGCGGAGATCGCGGTGATGGGGCCCAAGGGCGCGGTCGAGATCCTCTTCCGCAAGGAGATCGCGAGGGCCGACGACCCGGAGGCCGCGCTCGAGGCGCGGATGGAGGAGTACCGCGAGCGCTTCGCGCATCCCTACATCGCCGCGGCCCGCGGGTACGTCGACGACGTCATCGATCCGCGCGAGACCCGCGCCCGGCTGGCCGGCGCCCTCGACATCCTCGAGAACAAGCGCGACGCCAACCCGTCCAGGAAACACGGCAACATTCCGCTCTGA
- a CDS encoding penicillin-binding protein activator, whose amino-acid sequence MASPLRVRAQAVLTVIAGCVPVATGPPAPEPPPPEVEPPPLTAPESEVPEPEPELAAPVVGVMLPMSGSPFMREYSELIEEGVRAAVASASERDGLPVVQVIDSGRGVDQARRALAELEAAGLSAIVGPLQDAAVARVAEGRRRPVPMIAPAARELPEGQAGVYSLAGPDPGPARALGRAAWEQGIRRVVAIAPSTAYARFEVETFREAFRLGGGALAGAFYYPPGQVDFRAEVGELIRIDPDAVLLPLPSLPAMDIPQVAGQVQHYGLDDSLSVDVLGTAGWSTPDVLRDVDVNFTEGVLTVTARPPGRPEPAYEDFVRAYETVHRKSLRSDVPALGWDIMGLLLAAFRTGARAPDEVRAALEEIDGFEGATGTLAVENGRITRVYEVVVIRDRELVRVY is encoded by the coding sequence ATGGCTAGCCCGCTCCGTGTCCGAGCCCAGGCCGTCCTCACGGTCATAGCCGGCTGCGTGCCGGTGGCGACAGGGCCGCCGGCGCCCGAGCCCCCGCCGCCGGAGGTGGAACCCCCACCACTGACCGCGCCCGAATCCGAGGTGCCCGAGCCCGAGCCGGAGCTCGCGGCTCCCGTGGTGGGGGTCATGCTTCCCATGTCGGGCTCACCGTTCATGCGGGAGTATTCCGAGTTGATCGAGGAGGGGGTGCGCGCCGCGGTCGCCTCGGCTTCGGAGCGCGACGGTCTGCCTGTCGTGCAGGTTATCGACAGCGGCAGAGGGGTCGACCAGGCCCGCCGGGCGCTCGCCGAGCTGGAGGCGGCGGGCCTGTCGGCGATCGTGGGGCCGCTGCAGGATGCCGCGGTGGCTCGGGTGGCCGAGGGCCGCAGGCGACCGGTGCCGATGATCGCGCCCGCCGCCCGGGAACTGCCGGAGGGCCAGGCCGGCGTCTATTCGCTGGCCGGACCGGATCCCGGTCCCGCCAGAGCGCTGGGCCGGGCGGCATGGGAGCAGGGCATCCGGCGCGTTGTGGCGATCGCTCCCTCCACCGCGTACGCGCGCTTCGAGGTGGAGACCTTCCGCGAGGCGTTCCGCCTAGGAGGCGGGGCTCTGGCCGGGGCCTTCTACTATCCCCCGGGACAGGTCGACTTTCGCGCGGAGGTGGGAGAGCTGATCCGCATCGATCCGGATGCGGTGCTGCTTCCGCTGCCGTCCCTGCCCGCGATGGACATCCCGCAGGTGGCGGGCCAGGTACAGCACTATGGGCTGGACGATTCGCTGAGCGTCGACGTGCTCGGGACCGCCGGATGGTCGACACCCGACGTGCTGCGCGATGTCGACGTCAACTTCACCGAAGGCGTCCTTACGGTGACCGCCCGCCCGCCGGGACGCCCGGAACCGGCGTACGAGGACTTCGTGCGGGCGTACGAGACGGTTCACCGGAAGTCCCTGCGCAGCGACGTTCCCGCGCTCGGGTGGGACATCATGGGCCTGCTGCTTGCGGCATTCCGCACGGGCGCACGCGCCCCGGACGAAGTGCGCGCCGCGCTCGAGGAGATCGACGGCTTCGAGGGGGCGACCGGAACCCTCGCCGTGGAAAACGGGCGCATCACGCGGGTCTACGAGGTCGTCGTGATCCGGGATCGGGAGCTGGTCCGGGTCTACTGA
- a CDS encoding 30S ribosomal protein S1, with translation MTDQTEGTHSPSPESVPSSALPSGDSQGTDSNEGGGSGDTARVNPSPSQAFGDFAAFDAPDELFADPRGDTGFGLSDDPGGDDDPSMSRDDFGTMLQDFQSGIQEVREGEIVRAKVVRVTDATVILEFGFKSEGAVPREEFRDNEALAPGYEVEVLLESLEDDDGVVVLSKKKADFLRVWEKIREAYESGSPIEGTLVRKIKGGMTVDLMGVDAFLPGSQIALRRVPNIEDLVGDVYDFKIIKLNKRRRNIVVSRRVILEAERGKKRETLVKELLVGQVRAGIIKNITDFGAFIDLGGLDGLLHITDMSWGRVGHPSDMVSIGQELDVKVLDIDWKRERISLGLKQLLPYPWTDIDLKYPVGVRVHGKVVSITNYGAFVELEKGVEGLVHISEMSWTRNIRHPSKLVSIADEIEAVVLKVDPAAEKISLGMKQIEEDPWLALPLKYPTGTRLQGKVRNLTSFGAFVEIEPGIDGLVHVSDMSWTKRVEHPSEIVNKGQELEVMVLDVDGENKRISLGIKQVLDDPWPWLSERFAPGVECEGRVVRVQEKGVVVDLGENVEAFVPISHSRVRDNQSLEDYYGPGDEVDLKVLESDAANRRIVVEVMAEPRRRITEEDDTEYAPEDGGEAADDPEAAAGEAEEVGGGEAVDDGEAVDDGEAVDETIAARPDDEG, from the coding sequence ATGACCGACCAGACAGAAGGCACTCACTCCCCTTCACCGGAATCCGTACCCTCCTCCGCCCTCCCCTCCGGCGATTCTCAGGGAACCGATTCCAATGAGGGTGGAGGTTCCGGCGATACCGCCCGAGTCAATCCGTCCCCGAGCCAGGCCTTCGGGGACTTCGCGGCGTTCGACGCCCCGGACGAGCTCTTCGCCGATCCGCGTGGCGATACCGGGTTCGGCCTCTCGGACGACCCCGGGGGCGACGACGATCCGTCGATGTCGCGCGACGACTTCGGCACCATGCTCCAGGATTTCCAGTCCGGCATCCAGGAGGTGCGCGAGGGAGAGATCGTACGCGCGAAGGTCGTGCGGGTGACGGATGCCACCGTCATCCTGGAATTCGGCTTCAAGAGCGAGGGCGCGGTCCCGCGGGAGGAGTTCCGGGACAACGAAGCCCTTGCGCCCGGGTACGAGGTCGAGGTCCTGCTCGAGAGCCTCGAGGACGACGACGGGGTGGTGGTCCTGTCGAAGAAGAAGGCCGATTTCCTTCGGGTCTGGGAGAAGATCCGCGAAGCCTACGAGAGCGGTTCGCCGATCGAGGGCACGCTGGTGCGCAAGATCAAGGGCGGCATGACCGTGGACCTCATGGGCGTGGACGCCTTTCTGCCGGGCTCGCAGATCGCCCTCCGCCGGGTGCCCAACATCGAAGACCTGGTTGGCGACGTCTACGACTTCAAGATCATCAAGCTGAACAAGAGGCGCCGCAACATCGTGGTATCGCGGCGGGTGATCCTGGAGGCCGAGCGCGGCAAGAAGCGCGAGACCCTGGTCAAGGAACTGCTGGTGGGCCAGGTGCGGGCCGGCATCATCAAGAACATCACCGATTTCGGCGCCTTCATCGACCTCGGCGGGCTGGACGGGCTCCTGCACATCACGGATATGTCGTGGGGACGCGTGGGACACCCCTCCGACATGGTGAGCATCGGCCAGGAGCTCGACGTCAAGGTCCTCGACATCGACTGGAAGCGGGAGAGGATCTCGCTCGGGCTCAAGCAGTTGCTTCCCTATCCGTGGACCGACATCGACCTCAAGTACCCGGTCGGCGTGCGCGTACACGGCAAGGTGGTGTCGATCACGAACTACGGCGCTTTCGTCGAGCTGGAGAAGGGCGTCGAAGGGCTCGTCCACATCTCGGAGATGTCGTGGACGCGCAACATCCGCCATCCCTCGAAGCTGGTCTCCATCGCGGACGAGATCGAAGCCGTCGTGCTGAAGGTGGATCCGGCGGCCGAGAAGATCTCGCTGGGCATGAAGCAGATCGAGGAGGATCCCTGGCTGGCCCTCCCGCTCAAGTATCCCACCGGGACGCGGCTGCAGGGCAAGGTGCGCAACCTGACTTCGTTCGGCGCCTTCGTCGAGATCGAGCCGGGCATCGACGGGTTGGTTCACGTGTCGGACATGAGCTGGACCAAGCGCGTTGAGCATCCTTCGGAGATCGTGAACAAGGGCCAGGAACTGGAAGTGATGGTTCTCGATGTGGATGGCGAGAACAAGCGCATCTCGCTCGGGATCAAGCAGGTTCTCGACGATCCCTGGCCCTGGCTCTCGGAGCGCTTTGCACCGGGCGTGGAGTGCGAAGGCCGTGTCGTGCGGGTTCAGGAGAAGGGGGTCGTGGTCGACCTGGGCGAAAACGTCGAGGCCTTCGTCCCCATCTCGCACAGTCGTGTGCGGGATAACCAGTCGCTCGAGGACTACTACGGGCCCGGGGACGAGGTCGACCTCAAGGTGCTCGAGTCGGATGCCGCCAACCGCAGAATCGTGGTGGAGGTCATGGCGGAGCCCCGCCGGCGCATCACCGAGGAGGACGACACCGAGTATGCGCCAGAGGACGGTGGGGAAGCCGCGGACGACCCGGAAGCCGCGGCCGGCGAGGCCGAAGAGGTCGGCGGTGGGGAGGCCGTGGATGATGGGGAGGCCGTGGACGATGGGGAGGCCGTGGACGAGACGATCGCCGCCCGGCCTGACGACGAGGGGTAG
- the cmk gene encoding (d)CMP kinase codes for MLERASRPAGRPSVPDSSEKDLEPGRPLRGRERGPVIVIDGPAGSGKSTTAREVARRLGFRHLDSGALYRALTCALLESGRPPDSWPALTESDLNAHPVRMVAAGSAFRMMLGARALTTELRSPEVDAHVSAVARLPAVRGWLLDRQRQAGKEGSLVGDGRDLGTVVFPDAEAKIFLVADVTERARRRLRDKGRDPDSDGAVAAEAARLRARDRIDATRGIAPLKKAADAFEVDGTRLSFEEQVEAILGVVRSRAGHRHARIPTSAE; via the coding sequence ATGCTCGAGCGCGCTTCCAGGCCGGCCGGGCGACCCTCCGTCCCGGATTCGAGCGAGAAGGACCTGGAGCCGGGGCGACCCCTCCGTGGGCGCGAGCGGGGACCGGTGATCGTCATCGACGGCCCGGCCGGTTCCGGCAAGTCCACCACCGCCCGCGAGGTGGCGCGCCGGCTGGGCTTCCGCCACCTGGACTCGGGCGCGCTCTACCGGGCCCTCACCTGCGCCCTGCTCGAGTCGGGCCGGCCGCCGGACTCATGGCCCGCGCTGACGGAGTCGGACCTGAACGCTCATCCCGTGCGGATGGTGGCCGCCGGATCCGCATTTCGGATGATGCTCGGCGCGCGCGCCCTGACAACCGAACTGAGGAGCCCCGAAGTCGACGCTCACGTTTCCGCCGTCGCGCGGCTGCCCGCGGTGCGCGGGTGGCTGCTCGACCGCCAGCGGCAGGCGGGGAAGGAGGGGTCACTGGTGGGCGACGGGCGCGACCTGGGCACGGTAGTGTTCCCGGATGCGGAGGCGAAGATCTTCCTGGTCGCCGATGTCACCGAACGCGCCCGCCGCCGCCTGCGCGACAAGGGGCGCGATCCGGACTCGGACGGTGCGGTGGCGGCGGAGGCGGCCCGCCTGCGCGCCCGTGACCGCATCGACGCCACCCGCGGGATTGCACCGCTGAAGAAGGCGGCCGACGCGTTCGAAGTCGACGGAACCCGCCTCTCGTTCGAAGAGCAGGTCGAGGCAATCCTCGGCGTGGTGCGCTCCCGGGCCGGCCACCGGCACGCGAGGATTCCCACTTCCGCGGAATGA
- a CDS encoding prephenate dehydrogenase, whose amino-acid sequence MSSTPDHGFRTVAIVGLGLIGGSLARALASLDRPPRVVATSQTASNLELAERAGAIDAGSTDPEAVLAVADLVVYATPLDVTLRLLADHRGRWRAGAVVTDVVSLKGPVEEAMGALGESARYTGSHPMAGGEGSGFGHSAADLFAGATVWLTGTGAGAAAVETLWRAVGARPRWTTAGEHDRLMSWCSHLPQLVSNALARVLEESGHAPSDLGTGGADMVRLAGSSPEMWLPLLARSEAGDALRDLSRVAREFADALDRRDLEAIEDWMNSTRSWRAGGGPGEAGRTGQ is encoded by the coding sequence GTGAGTTCGACACCCGACCATGGATTCCGCACGGTCGCCATCGTGGGGCTCGGGCTGATCGGCGGGTCGCTTGCCCGCGCGCTGGCGTCCCTCGACCGGCCGCCTCGCGTCGTCGCCACCTCGCAGACGGCGTCCAATCTGGAGCTGGCCGAGCGTGCGGGCGCGATCGACGCGGGGTCCACCGACCCGGAGGCCGTCCTCGCGGTCGCCGACCTGGTCGTGTACGCCACCCCCCTCGACGTGACCCTGCGCCTGCTCGCGGACCACCGGGGCCGCTGGCGGGCAGGAGCGGTCGTGACCGACGTGGTCAGCCTGAAGGGCCCGGTGGAGGAAGCGATGGGGGCCCTCGGCGAAAGCGCCCGCTACACCGGATCGCACCCGATGGCAGGCGGGGAAGGGTCGGGGTTCGGTCACTCTGCGGCCGACCTGTTTGCGGGCGCGACCGTCTGGCTGACGGGGACGGGGGCGGGGGCGGCTGCCGTGGAGACGCTCTGGCGGGCCGTGGGCGCCCGTCCGCGCTGGACCACCGCCGGCGAGCACGACCGGCTCATGTCGTGGTGCAGCCACCTTCCCCAACTGGTCTCCAACGCCCTTGCGCGCGTTCTGGAGGAATCCGGTCACGCCCCTTCCGACCTGGGCACCGGCGGCGCCGACATGGTGCGCCTCGCGGGCAGTTCTCCGGAAATGTGGCTTCCGCTGCTGGCGCGCAGCGAGGCCGGGGACGCGCTCCGGGACCTCTCGCGGGTGGCGCGCGAGTTCGCGGACGCCCTCGACCGCCGCGATCTGGAGGCCATTGAAGACTGGATGAACTCCACTCGCTCCTGGCGCGCGGGCGGCGGCCCGGGCGAAGCCGGCCGGACCGGCCAGTGA
- the rnz gene encoding ribonuclease Z: MRVTFLGTSAACPTVRRNVSAIAVQREGDLMLFDCGEGTQRQMMRYGTGFSLWAVFITHMHADHFVGVTGMLRTMALQGREDPLLLTCPVSGRRVLEDAVHLGFDRLSFPVEVRELRPGDCVSRDGYEVRAFRVNHGMPALGYVLREDDRRGRFDVERARALGVPEGPAFGRLHRGETVEVEGRAVRPEEVVGPGRAGRTVVYTGDTRPVRSTVEAAAGADLLVHECTFAGDDTARARATFHSTAAGAARVARDAGVARLALTHISARYSEQPARLERVARRVFPATVVAADGLTLEVPYRDDPPATPPARGREGAA; encoded by the coding sequence ATGCGAGTGACGTTTCTGGGCACTTCGGCCGCGTGTCCGACCGTGCGCCGCAACGTGAGCGCGATCGCCGTGCAGCGGGAGGGCGACCTCATGCTCTTCGACTGCGGCGAGGGCACCCAGCGCCAGATGATGCGCTACGGCACGGGGTTCTCGCTCTGGGCGGTGTTCATCACACACATGCACGCCGATCACTTCGTGGGCGTGACCGGGATGCTGCGCACCATGGCGCTGCAGGGGCGGGAAGATCCGCTGCTGCTCACCTGTCCGGTCTCCGGCCGGCGGGTGCTCGAGGATGCCGTCCACCTGGGATTCGACCGCCTGAGCTTTCCGGTCGAGGTCCGGGAACTCAGGCCGGGGGACTGCGTCTCCCGGGACGGCTATGAGGTGCGCGCCTTCCGGGTGAACCACGGCATGCCGGCGCTCGGGTACGTATTGCGCGAGGACGATCGCCGGGGGCGGTTCGATGTCGAGAGGGCACGTGCCCTGGGCGTCCCCGAAGGACCCGCCTTCGGCCGTCTGCATCGGGGCGAGACGGTGGAGGTCGAAGGGCGGGCGGTCCGGCCGGAAGAGGTGGTGGGACCCGGCCGGGCCGGCCGGACGGTGGTCTACACGGGCGACACGCGTCCCGTGCGCTCGACGGTGGAGGCGGCGGCCGGGGCGGACCTGCTCGTCCATGAGTGCACGTTCGCCGGCGATGACACGGCGCGGGCGCGCGCGACCTTCCACTCCACCGCTGCGGGCGCCGCGCGCGTCGCCCGCGACGCCGGAGTGGCCCGCCTCGCGCTCACGCACATCTCCGCGCGGTACTCGGAGCAGCCGGCGCGCCTCGAGCGCGTGGCGCGCCGGGTGTTCCCCGCGACGGTCGTGGCCGCGGACGGGCTGACCCTGGAAGTCCCCTACCGCGATGATCCCCCCGCCACCCCACCCGCCCGCGGGCGAGAGGGAGCTGCGTGA
- a CDS encoding TonB-dependent receptor — protein MPKLPCRVCVLVCAATLLAAALPALAQAPPDETDPDSTAFLLDPLVVTATRLATTTDELAVSVSLVGRAELREQPNRLLLDALVAEPGVLVQQTTAGQGAAFVRALTGSQVLLMVDGVRLNNGTFRQGPSQYLSSVDPEIMERMEVVRGASSALYGSDAMGGVINVITRRAGDLLEPGENWVTEGSYTFDGATSGSRARLSAATAVPDFLSGLELFGGAGFGTWSHLKPGGGLPPQDPTGYDQWSGDLRLDLQATRRFRIEMAGQHAEQSDVPRYDRYVDFRAPGVAGGGVGRNALYLFEPQDRSLARMKGTVATSRPWMSTLDVQVSWQVQREGRSIRSQSLRDDIVMPSDRVRYVSDDVRSVALDVQGQAIHGDGRSGVTYGLEVWDNVTRSHGREENLATGVETSSFRWSGEEAVPTGRFPDGSRFGGAALYAFADEPWGRFRVQFGGRASTYRTTTRVGDDFGGDVDSRVGNVTGELGVVYHPAQAMSLRARAAQAFRAPNIYDLTLVGDVPGGIALPNPELSPERSYTLELGASWMRGSATAELTVFRIGIDDLLERSFGTFRGQSTFGPDLLPVLTIQNIGSATIDGVEAGLSAGLPARGQLDLAASWTLGDAVVARDGMLAEEPLSRVPPATLSYRLRWPWSRDERSGWIEYFGKMAGGQNRLGFRDRIDSRIQEGGTPAYHVHSLRGGASWRDRLRISAGIENLFDELYRIHGSGIDAPGRHLFVRLDVRS, from the coding sequence ATGCCGAAGTTGCCTTGCCGGGTCTGCGTCCTGGTTTGCGCGGCCACCCTTCTCGCCGCTGCCTTGCCCGCCCTGGCGCAGGCGCCGCCGGACGAGACGGATCCGGACTCGACGGCGTTCCTGCTGGATCCCCTGGTGGTGACCGCGACCCGCCTGGCGACCACCACCGACGAACTCGCCGTGTCGGTTAGCCTGGTGGGGCGGGCCGAACTGCGCGAACAGCCCAACCGCCTCCTCCTCGATGCCCTTGTCGCCGAGCCCGGCGTGCTGGTCCAGCAGACCACCGCGGGGCAGGGGGCCGCCTTCGTGCGCGCCCTCACCGGCAGCCAGGTGCTCCTGATGGTCGATGGGGTGCGCCTCAACAACGGCACTTTCCGTCAAGGTCCGAGCCAGTATCTGTCCTCGGTGGATCCGGAGATCATGGAGCGCATGGAGGTGGTGCGCGGAGCCTCGTCGGCGCTCTACGGCTCCGATGCCATGGGCGGGGTGATCAACGTGATCACCCGGCGTGCCGGAGACCTGCTCGAGCCGGGCGAGAACTGGGTGACGGAGGGCTCCTATACCTTCGACGGAGCCACCAGCGGGAGTCGTGCGCGGCTCTCGGCGGCAACGGCCGTGCCGGACTTTCTGTCGGGTCTGGAGCTCTTCGGCGGCGCCGGCTTCGGCACCTGGTCGCACCTGAAGCCGGGCGGGGGCCTCCCGCCCCAGGATCCGACCGGCTACGACCAGTGGAGTGGCGACCTCCGCCTCGACCTGCAGGCCACCCGGCGGTTCCGCATCGAGATGGCCGGCCAGCATGCCGAGCAGAGCGACGTCCCGCGCTACGATCGCTACGTCGACTTCCGGGCTCCGGGAGTGGCCGGGGGAGGAGTGGGACGAAACGCGCTCTACCTCTTCGAGCCCCAGGACCGGTCGCTCGCGCGCATGAAGGGAACCGTGGCCACGAGCCGGCCCTGGATGTCCACTCTGGACGTTCAGGTATCGTGGCAGGTGCAGCGCGAGGGACGCTCGATCAGGAGCCAATCGCTCAGGGATGACATCGTCATGCCCTCGGACCGCGTCCGCTACGTCTCCGACGACGTGCGTTCGGTTGCACTGGACGTCCAGGGGCAGGCGATACACGGCGATGGCCGGAGCGGCGTGACCTACGGGCTGGAAGTGTGGGACAACGTCACCCGCTCGCACGGCCGGGAGGAGAACCTGGCAACGGGCGTGGAGACTTCCTCGTTCCGCTGGAGCGGGGAGGAGGCCGTGCCCACCGGTCGGTTTCCCGATGGCTCCCGCTTCGGCGGCGCCGCGCTGTACGCCTTCGCCGACGAACCCTGGGGGAGGTTCCGGGTGCAGTTCGGGGGGCGCGCCAGCACCTATCGTACGACCACGCGGGTCGGTGACGACTTCGGCGGTGACGTGGACTCGCGGGTCGGAAACGTCACCGGCGAACTCGGCGTGGTCTACCACCCCGCGCAGGCGATGTCGCTCAGGGCGCGCGCGGCCCAGGCCTTCCGCGCGCCCAACATCTACGATCTCACGCTGGTCGGAGATGTCCCCGGCGGCATCGCGCTGCCCAATCCGGAGCTGAGCCCGGAGCGCAGCTACACACTCGAGTTGGGGGCGAGCTGGATGCGAGGTTCGGCGACGGCCGAGCTGACCGTCTTCCGCATCGGAATCGACGACCTGCTCGAACGCAGCTTCGGGACCTTCCGGGGCCAGAGCACCTTCGGACCCGACCTGCTTCCCGTGCTCACCATTCAGAACATCGGCTCGGCGACCATCGACGGTGTCGAAGCGGGCCTGTCCGCCGGACTCCCCGCCCGCGGGCAGCTGGACCTTGCGGCTTCGTGGACCCTGGGAGATGCGGTGGTTGCGCGCGACGGGATGCTCGCGGAGGAGCCGCTCAGCCGCGTGCCCCCGGCGACGTTGTCGTATCGCCTGCGCTGGCCGTGGTCCCGCGACGAACGGTCGGGCTGGATCGAGTACTTCGGCAAGATGGCGGGTGGCCAGAACCGGCTCGGCTTCCGCGACCGGATCGACAGCCGCATCCAGGAGGGGGGGACGCCCGCGTACCATGTCCACTCCCTTCGGGGAGGCGCGTCCTGGCGGGATCGTTTGCGCATCTCCGCCGGGATCGAGAACCTCTTCGACGAGTTGTATCGCATTCACGGCTCGGGCATCGACGCCCCCGGCCGGCACCTCTTCGTGCGGCTGGACGTGCGGAGCTGA
- a CDS encoding aminotransferase class V-fold PLP-dependent enzyme: MMPSRRQFLGSMAVPAVAAAGLPLLPARLSADARKVADELGNWSGSPAQIARDEDFWVEVARAFTVDRSLINLNNGGVSPSPRWVQEAMKRHLDYSNEAPTYTMWQILEPQRETVRARLAREWGVDAEEIALTRNASEGLQILQHGFDLQPGDEVLTTTQDYGRMITTFRQRERRHGIVLKQIRIPVPAEDPAEIVRLFEEAITPRTRMILCCHMINLTGQILPVKELTALGRRHGIPVLVDGAHALAHFDFDLGELDVDFYATSLHKWLFAPHGTGLLYVRRERIPEVWPLTAAPESRDSDIRKFEEIGTHPAANYLAIAEALTFHQGIGGARKEARMVYLRDYWADRLLQHDRVRLHTSRKARFACGLANVQIDGVDPGPLNQYLWNEHRIIAVGIGHEECTGSRITPSVYTTLEELDRFGDAMEHVIRHGLPA; encoded by the coding sequence ATGATGCCCAGTCGCCGCCAGTTTCTCGGTTCCATGGCCGTGCCCGCCGTGGCCGCCGCCGGACTCCCCCTATTGCCCGCCCGCCTTTCCGCGGACGCCCGCAAGGTCGCTGACGAGCTGGGCAACTGGTCCGGGTCACCCGCGCAGATCGCGCGCGACGAGGACTTCTGGGTCGAGGTTGCGCGCGCGTTCACCGTGGACCGGAGCCTCATCAACCTGAACAACGGAGGGGTGAGCCCCTCGCCGCGCTGGGTGCAGGAGGCGATGAAGCGCCACCTCGACTACTCCAACGAGGCGCCCACCTACACGATGTGGCAGATTCTCGAGCCGCAGCGGGAGACGGTGCGCGCGCGCCTGGCACGCGAGTGGGGCGTGGATGCGGAGGAGATCGCCCTGACGCGAAACGCGTCGGAGGGTCTGCAGATCCTGCAGCATGGCTTCGACCTGCAGCCGGGCGACGAAGTCCTGACCACAACCCAGGACTACGGGCGCATGATCACCACCTTCCGGCAGCGGGAGCGGCGCCACGGCATCGTCCTGAAGCAGATCCGCATTCCCGTGCCCGCCGAGGATCCCGCCGAGATCGTGCGCTTGTTCGAGGAGGCCATCACGCCGCGCACACGCATGATCCTGTGCTGCCACATGATCAACCTCACCGGCCAGATCCTGCCGGTGAAGGAACTCACCGCCCTGGGGCGCCGCCACGGGATTCCGGTGCTGGTGGACGGGGCCCACGCGCTCGCCCACTTCGACTTCGATCTGGGCGAGCTGGACGTGGACTTCTACGCCACCTCCCTGCACAAATGGCTGTTCGCGCCCCACGGCACGGGGCTGCTCTACGTCCGCCGGGAGAGGATCCCGGAGGTGTGGCCGCTGACCGCCGCCCCCGAGAGCAGGGACAGCGACATCCGCAAGTTCGAGGAGATCGGCACGCACCCGGCGGCGAACTACCTGGCCATCGCGGAGGCGCTGACCTTCCACCAGGGAATCGGCGGGGCGCGCAAGGAGGCGCGCATGGTCTACCTGCGCGACTACTGGGCGGACCGGCTCCTGCAGCACGACCGCGTGCGCCTGCACACCAGCCGCAAGGCGAGGTTCGCCTGCGGGCTGGCCAACGTCCAGATCGACGGCGTCGATCCCGGTCCCCTGAATCAGTACCTCTGGAACGAGCACCGCATCATCGCGGTCGGCATCGGCCACGAGGAGTGCACCGGTTCGCGCATCACCCCCAGCGTCTACACGACCCTGGAGGAGCTCGACCGCTTCGGCGACGCGATGGAGCACGTGATCCGGCACGGCCTGCCGGCCTGA